DNA sequence from the Raineyella sp. LH-20 genome:
CCCGCCCCAACCCGGACACCAGCCGCGACGGCAACCTGAACGGGCACGCGTTGGAGAGCACCCGGCTCAACCCCCAGTACTCCTTCGACAACTTCATCATCGGCCCGTCGAACCGGTTGGCGAACGCGGCTGCCCGCGCGGCCGCGGAGACGCCCGGCAAGGTGTTCAACCCGCTGGTCATCTACGGCGGCTCCGGGCTGGGCAAGACGCACCTGATGCATGCCGTCGGCCATTACGTGCTGCACCTCTACCCCGACGCGCGAGTGCGCTACGTCTCCACCGAGGAACTCACCAACGAGTTCATCAACGCCATCTCGGAGAACCAGACCGTCGAGTTCCGCCGCCGTTACCGCGAGGTCGACGTGCTGCTGATCGACGACATCCAGTTCCTGGAGGGGAAGATCCAGACCCAGGAGGAGTTCTTCCACACCTTCAACACCCTGCAGAACGCCGAGAAGCAGATCGTGATGACCTCCGACCGGCCGCCGAAGCTGCTCGAGGCGCTCGAGCCGCGGCTGCGGTCCCGGTTCCAGTCCGGCCTGATCGCCGACGTGCACGCCCCCGATCTGGAGACCCGCATCGCCATCCTCTACAAGAAGGCGCAGCAGGAACGGCTCGCCGTCGACCCACAGGTGCTCCAGTTCATCGCCGAACGGATCCAGACCAACATCCGCGAGCTGGAGGGTGCGCTGATCCGGGTGGCCGCGTTCGCCTCGCTCAACGGCGAGCCGGTCGACCTGCCGCTCGCCCAGGTGGTGCTGCAGGACCTCATCCCGGCCGGCAACAGCTCGGAGATCACCCCGGGCCTGATCATGGCCCAGACGGCCGGCTACTTCGGTCTCAGCGTCGACGAGCTGTGCAGCGCCTCGCGGACCCAGAACATCGCCACCGCCCGCCAGATCGCGATGTATCTGTGCCGGGAACTGACCGACCTGTCGTTGCCGAAGATCGGCCAACAGTTCGGCGGCCGCGACCACACCACGGTGATGCACGCCGAGCGGAAGATCCGCCAGCTGCTCTCCGAGCGCCGAGAGGTCTACACCCAGGTCACCGAGCTCACCACCAGGATCCGTCAGAAGGCCGACAAGGCCTGACCGTCACGCCCCGGCTTCGTCGGCCGACACCATATCGCCCCCCGGAAATCGTCCGGGGGGCATTTTTTGGCCCAGATCCCGTCTTGTCAACACCTGTGGACAGCGTTGTGGACAATTGTGGACAGCTACCCCGTGGTCTGCGGACAGATCCGGGATTGCGGTGGGCGGCCGTCTTGTCCGTCCACATCTTCTGCACCTGTAAGAGGGAGTTGCCCACCGCAGCTGTGGACGGAAATTCACGGGCTGACCAGCGGAAACGGTAGTTCTCCACACTTTCCACATGCCCTATGACTACTGCTGTATCCAAATATCGATGACCATGGCGTAGAGGCAGGGTCGGACCGCGAGCCGGCCGGCGACGAGCCCGTACGCGCCCGAAAAGACGCACGCACCGTCAGCCACCAAGAGCAGGAGGAGCGTACGTCTGCAGCAGACGGGCGCCGAAGCGCGACGCAGTCGATATGATCAGGTGGCCACGACAATCCCCTCAGGAGGGCCAGTGAAGTTCGAAGTCGACCGCGACGTGTTGGCGGAGTCCGTTGCCTGGGTCGCCCGGAGCCTGCCGACGCGCCCGTCGATCCCGATCCTGGCCGGCCTGATGATCCACGCCGAGGGCGAGTCGCTGACCCTGTCCAGCTTCGACTACGAGACCTCGGCCCGAGTCGACCTGCCCGCCACCGTGCACGACGAGGGCACCGCCCTGGTGTCCGGACGACTGCTCGCCGACATCACCCGCTCCCTGCCGCATGCCGGCGTCTCGGTCGACACCTCCGGCGCGGCGATGGAACTGACCTGTGGCAGCGCCCACTTCACCCTGCAGCTGCTGCCGACCGACGACTACCCGATGCTGCCGGCGATGCCCACCGAGACCGGCACGGTGCCCAGCGACGCGCTGGCCGAGGCCGTCTCCCAAGTCGCCGTCGCCGCCGGCCGTGACGAGCTGCTGCCGATCTTCACCGGTGTCCGTGTCGAGATCGACGGGGACACCCTGTCCATGCTCGCCACCGACCGCTATCGGATGGCCCTCAAGGAGCTCACCTGGAACCCGGCCCGGTCCGACTTCCGTGGCAACGCACTGGTCCCGGCCAAGGTGCTCTCCGAGGCGGCCAAGTCGATGTCGGGCGGCGAGACGGTCAGCATCGCCCTGTCCCAGCCGGGCAGCGGCGAGGGGATCATCGGCCTGGCCGGTGAGTCCCACGGCACTCGGCGCCGGATCACCACCCGCCTGCTGGACGGCGAGTTCCCGAAGGTGCGCCACCTGATGGACATCCAGGCCGCGCTGACCGTACGGTGCGCTACCGCCGACCTGATCGACGCGGCCAAGCGTGTCGCCCTGGTGGCCGAGCGCAACTCGCCGCTGCGGATGGTGATGGGGGAGGACACCGTCACTCTGGAGGCGGCCAGCGGCGACCATGCGCACGCGTCGGAGCAGATCGAGGCCCAGTTGGACAGCACCGGCGAGCCGATGATCGCGGCCGGCTTCAACCCGCAGTACCTGCTCGACGCCCTGGGCGCGCTGGACGCGGCGTACGTGAACTTCTCCTTCACCCAGCCGGGCAAGCCCTGCCTGCTGACCGGCGTGGCCGGCGCCATCGGCGACCCGCTGCTCGACTACCGCCACGTCATCATGCTGATGCGGCTGCCCGACTGATCCCGACGATCGACACCCACGCCGACAGACACGATCGGAGCGAGATGACATCCCTGGGACTGGTGGGTCTGGGCCGGATGGGCGGCAACATGCGGGAGCGCTGGCGGGGGGCCGGCCTGCAGGTCATCGGCTACGACCTGAACCAGGAGCTCAGCGACGCCACCGATCCGGCCGATCTGGTGGCCCGGCTCGATGCGCCGCGGGTGATCTGGCTGATGCTGCCGGTGCAGCACATCGACGCGATGCTGGCGCAGGTCGTCCCGCTGCTGTCCGCGGGCGATGTCGTGGTCGACGGCGGCAACTCGAAGTACACCGACGACCAACGCCGGGCGGGCGTCTGTGCCGAGCACGGGGTGGCCTTCGTCGACTGTGGCGTGTCCGGCGGGGTGTGGGGCCGCACCAACGGCTACGCCCTGATGGTCGGCGGTGAGGCCGCCGTGGTGGAGCGGCTGACGCCGTACTTCCAGGCACTGAAGCCGGCCGGCGACTTCGGCTTCGTGCACGCCGGCCCGGTGGGCGCCGGGCACTTCGCCAAGATGGTCCACAACGGCATCGAGTACGCCATGATGGAGGCGTACGCCGAGGGCTGGGAACTGTTGGCGACCGCCGACCTGGTGACCGACGTCCCGGCCGTCTTCCGGTCCTGGCGCGAGGGTTCGGTGGTGAAGTCATGGCTGCTCGACCTGCTCGACAACGCGCTCGAGGACGACCCGGACCTGTCCGATGTCCGCGGCTATGCGGAGGACTCCGGCGAGGGCCGATGGACCGTCGAGGCGGCGATCGAGCTCGGCGTACCGACCCCGGCGATCAGCGCCTCGCTCTACACCCGGTTCATCTCCCGGCAGACCGATTCGCCGGCGATGAAGATGATCGCCGCGCTGCGCAACCAGTTCGGCGGGCATGCCGTGCTGCCCGAGGACGACTGAGCCTGGTGTACGTCGACCACCTCACGCTGGCCGACTTCCGGTCGTACGCGTACGTCGACGTGGACCTGGCGCCGGGGGTGGTGACCTTCGTCGGGGCGAACGGCCAGGGCAAGACCAACCTGGTGGAGGCGGTGGACTACCTGGCCACCCTCGGCTCCCACCGGGTCTCCGCCGACCTGCCGCTGGTGCGGCACGGCACCGAGCGGGCGACGATCAAGGCCCGGGTCCGGGCCGGACGTGCGGACGACCGGGCACTGGTGCTGGAGATCGACATCCATCCCGGCCGGGCCAACCGGGCCCGGCTCAACCGGGCACCGCTGTCGCGGCCCCGCGAGCTGCTCGGCATCCTGCGCACGGTGGTCTTCTCCCCCGAGGACCTGGCCATCGTCAAGGGCGACCCGGCCGCCCGTCGGCAGTTCCTCGACGCCCTGGTGGCGACTCGGTGGCCCCGGATGGCCGGCGTGCGCCACGACTACGACAAGGTGCTGCGCCAGCGCAACAGCCTGCTGAAGACGATGTCCGGCCGGGGCGGGCGGGTCGCCGACCCGTACGCCGACGACACGCTGCGGATCTGGGACGAGCAGCTGGCCACTGTCGGGGCCGAGGTGCTCTCCGCCCGCCTGGACACCCTCGCCGCATTGATGCCGCACACCGCGCGGGCGTACGCCGACATCGCGCCGGCCAACAACGTGGCGACCGCGCGCTACCGCAGCTCGTTGGACCCGGACGGGCCGGCGGACCCGGACGGTGCGCCCGGGACCGACCGCGAGGAGCTGCGGGCCGCGCTGCTGGCCCGGATGGCCGAACGCCGCGGTGAGGAGATCGCCCGGGGGGTGTCGCTGGTCGGGCCGCACCGCGACGACATCGAGCTGTTCCTCGGCGAGCTGCCGGCCAAGGGCTATGCCAGCCACGGGGAGTCCTGGTCGTACGCCCTGGCGCTGAAGCTGGGCGGTTTCCAGCTGCTGCGGGCCGACGGGATCGAGCCGGTGCTGATCCTCGACGACGTCTTCGCCGAACTGGACGCCACCCGCCGGGACCGGCTCGCCGGCGGCGTGCTCGGCGCCGACCAGGTGCTGGTCACCGCCGCCGTCGCCGAGGATCTGCCGGCCGCCCTGGCCGGCCAGCGGTTCCGGGTCGCCGCCGGGGAGGTGCTCCCCGATGCCGCCTGACCCGGATCGGCCGGACGAGCCGCTGTCCGACACGCCGGAGCCGGAGCCCGGCGCGGCGACGCCCGGCCCGCCCGAGGACCCCGAGCCCGCCCCGGACACCCCCGATCCGGACGGTCTCGAGTTGGCCCGGCGGATCGCCCGGCAGGTGAACGCCGGGACCCCCGCACCGCAGCGTCCACCGCGGCGGAAGCGCCGCCGGCCGATCGAGCCGATGTCATCGGGGGCCCGCCCGGACGACCGGGACCCGCAGCCGATCGGTGATGTGCTGCGCCGGATGGTGGAGGACCGCGGCTGGCGCACCGACTTCGACGTGCACGCCCTGATTGCCCGCTGGCCGGAGCTGATCGGCCCGTCCAACGCGGCGCACTGCCGGCCCGAGGCGTACGAGGACGGGGTGCTCACCGTCCGCACCTCGTCGACCGCGTGGGCGGTGCAGATGCGCTCGATGGCGCCGGCCGTGGTCGCCCGGCTCAACGAGCAGCTCGGCTCCGAGGTGGTCCGCCGGATCCTGGTCAAGGGGCCGGACGCCCCGTCGTGGAGCCACGGCCGGCTGCGGGTGCGTGGTCGCGGCCCTCGCGACACGTACGGTTGATCCGCGGCTCCGGTGGTGGACCTCGACACGTACGGGTGATTCTGGCGCGCGGATGCCCCGCCGACGTGGTGACCCTTGCGAATGACCCTCCGGGGTCCGCAGACCGCCTTCCAGGGCCGTCTGCGCGGGTGTGTGACGTCCACTACACCCCCGGTGGGGTAGACTGCACCAGTGACCGAAGCCGAGCAGAGCACCCACGTGGCCCCTGACACGTACGACGCCAGTTCCATCAGTGTCCTGGAGGGCCTGGAGGCGGTTCGCAAGCGACCCGGGATGTACATCGGCTCCACCGGTGAGCGGGGCCTGCACCATCTCGTCTACGAGGTGGTCGACAACTCCGTCGACGAAGCACTGGCCGGCTACTGCGACACGATCCGGATCGAGCTGCTGCCCGGCAACGGGGTCCGGGTGGTCGACAACGGCCGCGGCATCCCGGTCGGCATCCACCCCAAGGAGGGCATCTCGGCCCTCACCGTCGCGCTGACCATGCTGCACGCCGGCGGGAAGTTCGGCACCGGTGGCTACAAGGTCTCCGGCGGCCTGCACGGCGTCGGCGTGTCGGTGGTGAACGCGCTGTCCGAGCGCCTGATCGTCGACGTCAACACGGATGGCTTCCACTGGCGGCAGGGCTTCCACCTGGGCACCCCGGACGGTCCACTGCAGCAGCTGGAACCGGCCGATGACACCGGAACGACGGTCACCTTCTACGCCTCGGACGACATCTTCGAGACCACCGAGTACTCGTACGACACGCTGGCGACCCGGTTCCGGGAGATGGCCTTCCTCAACAAGGGGCTGGCCATCACGATCATCGACCTGCGCCCGAGCGGCGAGCGGGACGCCGACGGTGCCGACCTCGACCAGGCCGCCGCCCCGGGAGCGGCGAAGCCGGGACGGGGGCCGCGGACCGACACCTTCCTCTACGACGACGGCCTGATCGACTACGTCAAGTACCTCACCGGCAGCAAGGAGACCGTCCACTCCAGCGTGATCGCCGTCGAGACCCACGACCCGGAGCACGGCATGGGCCTGGAGGTCGCCATGCAGTGGAACCAGTCCTACACCGAGTCGGTGCACACCTTCGCCAACACCATCAACACCACCGAGGGCGGCACCCACGAGGAGGGCTTCCGCTCCGCGCTGACCAACACGGTCAACAAGTGGGGCGAGACCTGGGGACTGATCAAGAAGCGCGAGGACCGGGTCTCCGGCGACGACATCCGCGAGGGGCTGACCGCGGTGATCTCGATCAAGATCGGTGAGCCGCAGTTCGAGGGCCAGACGAAGACCAAGCTGGGCAACACCGAGGCCCGCTCGTTCGTCCAGAAGGTCGTCAACGAGAAGCTCGGCGACTGGTTCGAGCAGAACCCGTCGGAGGGCAAGGACATCGTCCGCAAGGCCCAGGCGGCCGCGTCGGCGCGGATCGCGGCCCGCAAGGCCCGGGATCTGGCCCGCAACCGCAAGAGCCTGCTCGGCGGCGGCTCGCTGCCCGGCAAGCTGGCCGACTGCTCGTCGACCAACCCCGAGGAGTGTGAGGTCTTCCTGGTTGAGGGCGACTCCGCCGGCGGCTCCGCCAAGGGCGGCCGCGACCCGCGCACCCAGGCGATCCTGCCGTTGCGCGGCAAGATCCTCAACGTCGAGAAGGCCCGGATCGACAAGATCCTCCAGAACAAGGAGGTCGAGGCGATCATCAACGCCCTCGGCACCGGGGTGCACGAGGAATTCGACGTCGAGAAGCTGCGGTATCACAAGATCGTGCTGATGGCCGACGCCGACGTCGACGGCGCGCACATCCGTACGTTGCTGCTGACCCTGTTGTTCCGGTTCATGAAGCCGCTGATCGCCGCCGGGCACGTCTACCTGGCCCAGCCGCCGCTGTTCCGGCTGCGCTGGACCAACGCCCCGCACGAGCTGGCCTACACCGACGAGGAGCGCGACCGGCTGCGCGAGGCGGGTCTGGCGGCCGGCAAGAAGCTGCCGAACATCAACCCGATCCAGCGGTACAAGGGTCTGGGCGAGATGGACCCGGAGGACCTGTGGACCACCACGATGGACCCGGAGAACCGGATCCTGCTCCAGGTGACGCTGGAGGACGCCGCGGCCGCCGATGCGATGTTCACCATCCTGATGGGCGAGGACGTCGCCGAGCGCCGTGCCTTCATCCAGCGCAACGCCAAGGACGTCCGCTACCTCGATATCTGATCGATCGGAAGAACTGAACAATGAGTGACATCCCCCCGCAGAACGAGGACGCCCAGGGCGAGGGCCCCGACGAGCAGGCCGTCGCCGACCAGCAGGGCCTGGCGGTGGTCGCGAAGACCGACAACGTCGAGCAGGTCGACCTCGAGGCGGAGATCCAGAAGTCCTACCTCGACTACGCCATGTCGGTGATCGTCGGGCGGGCGCTGCCCGACGTCCGGGACGGCCTCAAGCCGGTGCACCGCCGGGTGCTGTACGCCATGTACGACGGCGGCTACCGCCCCGACCGCGGTTGGAACAAGTGCGCCCGCGTCGTCGGCGAGGTGATGGGCACTTACCACCCGCACGGCGACTTGGCGATCTACGACACCCTGGTCCGGCTCGCCCAGCCGTGGGTGATGCGGGCCCCGCTGGTCAACGGTCAGGGCAACTTCGGCTCCCCGGGCAACGACCCGGCCGCGGCGATGCGCTACACCGAGTGCAAGATGGCGCCGCTCTCGATGGAGATGGTCCGCGACATCGACGAGGACACCGTCGACTTCCAGCCGAACTACGACGGCCGCGACATGGAGCCGACGGTGCTGCCGGCCCGGTTCCCGAACCTGCTGGTGAACGGCTCGACCGGCATCGCCGTCGGGATGGCCACCAACATCCCCACCCACAACATGCGCGAGGTCAACGCCGCGGTGCAGTGGGCGCTGGAGCACCCGGAGGCCTCCGAGGAGGAGCTGCTCGAGGCCGCGATGGAGCGGATCAAGGGCCCGGACTTCCCGCTCGGCGCGCTGATCGTCGGCCGCAAGGGGATCGAGGAGGCGTACCGGACCGGCCGTGGCTCGGTCACCATGCGCGCGGTGATCGACATCGAGGAGGACGACAAGGGGCGTACGCAGCTCGTCGTCACCGAGCTGCCGTACATGTGCAACCCGGACAACCTGGCGCTGAAGATCGCCGAGCTGGTGCACAACGGCAAGCTCAACGGGATCGCCGACATCCGCGACGACACCTCGGCCCGTACGGGCCAGCGGCTGGTGATCGTGCTGAAGCGCGACGCCCAGCCGCGGGTGGTGATGAACAACCTCTACAAGCACACCCAGTTGCAGGACACCTTCGGCTGCAACATGGTGGCGCTGGTCGACGACGTGCCGCGGACGCTGCGGCTGGACCAGTTCATCTCCTACTGGATCACCCACCAGATCGAGGTGATCCGGCGCCGCACCGAGTACCGGCTGCGCAAGGCCGAGGAGCAGGCGCACATCTACCGCGCCCTGGTGAAGGCGCTGGACGCCCTCGACGAGGTGATCGCGCTGATCCGCCGCTCGCCGACCACCGAGGCCGCCCGGGAGGGGCTGAAGGATCTGCTGGAGATCGACGACGCGCAGGCCACCGCCATCCTCGACATGCAGCTGCGCCGGCTGGCCGCCCTGGAGCGGCAGAAGATCATCGAGACCCTGGAGGAGATCGAGGCCAGGATCGCCGACTTCCGCGACATCCTGGCCAAGCCCGACCGCCAGCGGGGGATCATCGCCACCGAGCTGCAGGAGATCGTCGACAAGTACGGTGACGAGCGGCGGACCCGGATCGTGTCGGCCGACGGCGACCTCTCCGACGAGGACCTGATCCCGGACGAGGACGTCATCGTCACCATCACCCTCGGCGGCTACGCCAAGCGGACCCGCTCCGACCAGTACCGGGTGCAGAAGCGCGGCGGCAAGGGCGTCCGCGGTGCGACGCTGCGGGCGGACGACGAGGTGGCGCACCTGTTCGCGACCACCAACCATCAGTGGATCCTGTTCTTCACCAACATGGGCCGGGTCTACCGGGCCAAGGCGTGGCAGCTCCCGGAGGCCAACCGGGACGCCAAGGGCGGTCACGTGGCGGGGCTGCTGAGCTTCCTGCCCGGCGAGTCGATCGCCCAGGTGCTCGCCATCCCGTCGTACGACGTGGCCGACTACCTGCTGCTCGCCACTCGCAAGGGGCTGGTGAAGAAGACCACCCTGTCGGCGTACGACTCGCCGCGCCAGGCCGGGGTGATCGCGGTCAGCTTCCGCGACGAGGACGACGAGCTGATCGGCGCCGAACTGGCCGGCAGCGAGGACGATGTGTTGCTGGTCTCCCGCAAGGGGCAGGCGATCCGGTTCCGGGCCGATGACGAGCAGCTGCGGCCGATGGGGCGGGCCACCTCCGGGGTGACCGGGATGAAGTTCCGCGACGGCGACGAGCTGCTGGCGATGATGATCGTCCGTGACGACTTCCCCGAGGACGACCGGTTCGTCTTCACCGTCACCGACGAGGGGTACGCCAAGCGCTCCCGGGTCAGTGACTACCGGCTGCAGGGCCGCGGCGGACTCGGCATCAAGGCGATGAAGCTCAACTCCGAACGTGGCAGCCTGGTGGGCGGCCTGATGGTGCAGGAGGGTGACGAGGTGATCGCCATCAAGACCTCCGGCCAGGTGACACGGAGCGCGGTCTCGGAGGTCGCGGTCACCTCGCGTGACACTATGGGGGTGAAGTTCGTCGGGGTATCCGGCAGCGACGCGGTGTCGATCATCGCGCTCAACCCGGAGCGCCCCGAGGACGACGACACGACCGAGGAGAGCACCAGTGAGTGACGCCCGACCGGACGGCGATGTCGATGCGACCGTGCTGCGGTCCACCGAGGAGTTCTACGGCCCCGCCGGGGTGCCCGAATCGCCCACCCCACTGCGTCGGCCCGGCCAGGAGCCGGCCGACGCGGTGTCCCGCCGGACCCGGAAGGCCACTCTGCGACTCAGCCACGTCGACCCGTGGTCGGTGATGAAGACCTCGTTCGTCTTCTCCATCGCCTTCGGCATCGCGGCGCTGATCCTGGTGCTGATCACCTGGCTGGTGCTGTCGGTCTCCGGCGTGTTCAACCTGATCAACGAGCAGATCGGGGCGCTGCTGATGTCGCCCGGCGACACTCAGCAGTTCCGGATCCAGGACTTCTTCGGGCTGTCCAAGACGATGGGCCTGACCATCCTGCTGTCGGTGCTGAACGTGGTGATCCTGACCGCCATGTCGACGCTGATGGCGTTCCTCTACAACACGGCCTGCCGGCTGATCGGCGGCCTGGAGGTCACCCTCGCCGAGGACTGACCCGGCCGACCCGGCGGCGACCCGTTCGCCGCCGGGTGCCGATTTTGCCGGCCGAGCGGCATGGGGTAGTGTTTCTCCTCGGCGCGGCAAGCGTGAAGGGCCCATAGCTCAGGTGGTTAGAGCGCTGTCCTGATAAGACAGAGGTCGCTGGTTCAAGTCCAGCTGGGCCCACCGAACAAGGCCTCCGACCGGGCGAAACGCCAGGTCGGGGGCCTTCGGCTTGTGGCTGGCGCAGATCACTCGCGGTCGAGCCGTTCCAGATCCTCCACCGCCGGGCCCTCGAGCTGGGATCCGTCCGCCGCGAAACGCGAGCCGTGCCAGGGGCAGTCCCACGTACGTTCGGCGTCGTTCCAGCCGACGATCCCGCCCAGGTGCGTGCAGACCGCCGAGACCCGGCAGGTCGTCCCGTCCACCGTGGAGACGGCCTCCGGCCGGTCGCCCGGGCCCAGTCCCACCACCCCGGTGCCTTCGGCCGGGAGGCGGTCGGGGAGGGCGTGCAGGTCGACCTGCCAGTCCTCGGTCGTCTCGCCGCCGGACGGTGCCTGGTGCCGGAGCCTGTCGGCCCACGGCATCGAGCCGCCGAGGATCCGTTCGGCGAGGGTCAGGGCGGCCGCGACGGCGTTGGTCAGGCCCCACTTGTTGAAGCCGGTCGCGGTGAACACCCGCTCCCCGCCGTCGGGCAGCGGCCCGACGAACGGGAGCCGATCGGCGGAGCGGTAGTCCTGCGCCGACCAGGCATGGGTGCGTTCGGCTCCCGGGAAGTGCTCCCGTGTCCACGCCTCGAGGTCCGCGACCGCCGCGGCGGGTGAGGCGGAGCGGCCGACGATGTGCTCGTTGCCGCCGACCATCAGCAGCTCGTGTCCGTCGACCGGCACGGTCCGCAACGAGCGGATCGGGGTGTCGGCGGACAGGTACATGCCCTGCGGGATCGGTCCGGGCAGCCGGTAGGTCGTTGCGTACGACCGGATCGGCACCATCGTCGTGAAATGGCTGCGGTCCAGGATCGGCGTGCCGGTCGCAAGGATCACGCGGTCGGCCCGCATCCGTCCCCGGGTGGTGGTGACCGTCACCGGAGCAGCCGGGTCGAGGCCGGTGACCCGCACCCCCTCGACGACCTCACCACCGTGCGTCGCCAACTCGGCGTGCAGCATGTCGAGCACCCGCAACGGATGGATCTGCACCTGGTCGGGCAGCAGGAGGGCGCCACGCACCGGGAAGGGCAGCTCGGTCTCGTCGGTCCACTGCACGTCCAGCCCGGCGATCCGGGAGGCCTTCTGCTCGACCCGGAGGTGGGCCAGCCCTTCCTCCGTCGTGGCGTACGTGCCGGCGACGCGCCGTTCGTACGGGACGCCGCGGTCGTCCATCAGCCGGGCCAGGAACGCCTGCCCCTCGCGGTTGGCCTCGACGTACGCCCGCAACACCTCGTCGGGGTGCCGGGCGTGGATGCCGGACAGGGTCAGCCCCTGCAGCACGGAGAGCTTGCCGGTGGTGTAGCCGGTGGTCACCGCCCCGATCCGGCGCGCTTCGAGGACGGTGACATGCAGACCCGCGCGGGCCAGCAGGGCCGCGGTGGCCAGTCCGGTGAGGCCGGCCCCGACGACGATGACGTCGGTGTGGGCATCGTCCTCGAAGGTGTCGGTGGCGGGGGAGGCGGTGTGCGTGGCGAACCAGACCGAGTCCATGCCCCCATCATCGGCCCGCCCCGCCGGAATGTGTAGTGGATCACATCTTCGATCTGGCCGGAGGACAGGGGACAATCAGCCATGACCTATGACGTCGTACGTCTCGCCGTCGACGAACGGCACACCCAGCTGGTGAAGAAGAGCGTCGGGCCGGTGCTGCTGCAGTTCCGGGCGTACGCGATGATGCCGCCGGAGGAGCGTCCGGACTGGCACGACCAGTTCTACATGACCTGGATGGACCTGGATCGGCGCGGCGTCCCGGTGATCGAGGTGATCCGCGCCGCGCTGGCCCCTGCCACCGCCCGCGCGATGACCGCCCGGGTGTTCGGTCACGGGGCGGATCCGGTGCCCGGACGGCTCGACTGGTGGCGTGCCGCCGACCTGATCGGGTCGCCGCAGGGCTTCGAGGCGAGGGTGGCTGCCCGGCTGGCCTGGCTGGCCGACGAGGACATGGGCGCCTTCCTGCGCTGGGACGCCCCCGAACCGGCGGAACTGGCCGCCCTTCCGCCGGCCGTCGCGCCGATCGACGCGGTCGGCCGCTGGGTGTTCGACCGCTTCACGCTGACCGACCCGGCCTCCTGGGCGCCGACCAGCCGGGCGCTGGAGGCGGAGCCGGACCTGCGGACCCGGCGGCGGCTGATGGACCTGCGGACCGATCTCGAAGGCCCCGAACCGACCACGCTGGGCGACGAACTGGCCCACGCCCGCGCGCTGGTCGCCGCCGGGGATCGGACGACGGCCGCCTCCCTGCTCTCGGCGCTGGTCACCGTACGCCCCTTCGACCCGGAGCTGCTGGACGAACTCGCCGGGGCGGTCACCGATCCCGAGCATGCGGCCCTGCTGACCCGCCGCGCGGCCAGCTATCGCGCCGTGGACGCCCTGATGGCGTGACGGTTGGCCCGGGGCGCACGCTCACGCGAGACGGCTGGACCGACGCGCCCCCAGGGCCTGAAGGTGTGGTGTCGGCGTCGGCGTCGGATCGCTACGCCCAGAGCTCGGCCAACAGCCGCAGGCTGCGCAGCCGCACCTGCGGGTCGTGGGCGTACGTCACCACGATGAGCTCGTCCGCCTCGGTGGCCGCGACCAGCTCGTCCAGCTGGCGCCGCACCGTGGCAGGGGAGCCCACCGCCCGGCAGGCCAACATGTCCTGGGCGGCCCGCCAGCCTGCGTCGTGCGGCAGCTCGACACGCGGCGGCTGCAGCGGACGTCGGTCGCCGGTGGCGTTGCCGATCGACATCTGTACGTGGGTGGAGTACTGGTACTCCGCTTCCTCGTCGGTGTCGGCGACGAGCACGGAGACCCCGACCATGGCGTACGGGGTCTCCCGGCGCGCGGTCGGCGAGTCGGTGGAGAAGGAGTTGCGGTAGACCGACAGGGCCTCGTACAGCTCGGCCGGGGCGAAGTGCGAGGCGACGGCGAACGGCAGCCCGAGCTGCCCGGCGATGGAGG
Encoded proteins:
- the gyrB gene encoding DNA topoisomerase (ATP-hydrolyzing) subunit B produces the protein MTEAEQSTHVAPDTYDASSISVLEGLEAVRKRPGMYIGSTGERGLHHLVYEVVDNSVDEALAGYCDTIRIELLPGNGVRVVDNGRGIPVGIHPKEGISALTVALTMLHAGGKFGTGGYKVSGGLHGVGVSVVNALSERLIVDVNTDGFHWRQGFHLGTPDGPLQQLEPADDTGTTVTFYASDDIFETTEYSYDTLATRFREMAFLNKGLAITIIDLRPSGERDADGADLDQAAAPGAAKPGRGPRTDTFLYDDGLIDYVKYLTGSKETVHSSVIAVETHDPEHGMGLEVAMQWNQSYTESVHTFANTINTTEGGTHEEGFRSALTNTVNKWGETWGLIKKREDRVSGDDIREGLTAVISIKIGEPQFEGQTKTKLGNTEARSFVQKVVNEKLGDWFEQNPSEGKDIVRKAQAAASARIAARKARDLARNRKSLLGGGSLPGKLADCSSTNPEECEVFLVEGDSAGGSAKGGRDPRTQAILPLRGKILNVEKARIDKILQNKEVEAIINALGTGVHEEFDVEKLRYHKIVLMADADVDGAHIRTLLLTLLFRFMKPLIAAGHVYLAQPPLFRLRWTNAPHELAYTDEERDRLREAGLAAGKKLPNINPIQRYKGLGEMDPEDLWTTTMDPENRILLQVTLEDAAAADAMFTILMGEDVAERRAFIQRNAKDVRYLDI
- a CDS encoding DUF3566 domain-containing protein, with translation MSDARPDGDVDATVLRSTEEFYGPAGVPESPTPLRRPGQEPADAVSRRTRKATLRLSHVDPWSVMKTSFVFSIAFGIAALILVLITWLVLSVSGVFNLINEQIGALLMSPGDTQQFRIQDFFGLSKTMGLTILLSVLNVVILTAMSTLMAFLYNTACRLIGGLEVTLAED
- a CDS encoding FAD-dependent oxidoreductase; translated protein: MDSVWFATHTASPATDTFEDDAHTDVIVVGAGLTGLATAALLARAGLHVTVLEARRIGAVTTGYTTGKLSVLQGLTLSGIHARHPDEVLRAYVEANREGQAFLARLMDDRGVPYERRVAGTYATTEEGLAHLRVEQKASRIAGLDVQWTDETELPFPVRGALLLPDQVQIHPLRVLDMLHAELATHGGEVVEGVRVTGLDPAAPVTVTTTRGRMRADRVILATGTPILDRSHFTTMVPIRSYATTYRLPGPIPQGMYLSADTPIRSLRTVPVDGHELLMVGGNEHIVGRSASPAAAVADLEAWTREHFPGAERTHAWSAQDYRSADRLPFVGPLPDGGERVFTATGFNKWGLTNAVAAALTLAERILGGSMPWADRLRHQAPSGGETTEDWQVDLHALPDRLPAEGTGVVGLGPGDRPEAVSTVDGTTCRVSAVCTHLGGIVGWNDAERTWDCPWHGSRFAADGSQLEGPAVEDLERLDRE